One Bacteroidota bacterium genomic window, GAAACTTGCAGGATTGAAACGAAATGTCGGGATTGCCTTGGAACACCGGCGTGATCTGAAGGAGACCACTTGACCCGATTGTGCCTGCCGGTTCATCTAACATGACAAACAGGAAACGCATCAGGAAAGCGGAATATGGCAAATCATCACAAACTCATTATCATAGGTTCAGGACCGGCAGGTTTCACGGCGGCATTGTATGCTGGACGGGCAAATCTCAACCCTGTCGTCTTTGAAGGCATTCAACCCGGCGGGCAGCTCACCATTACTACTGAAGTCGAAAACTATCCCGGCTTCGCAAAAGGGATCATGGGTCCGGAGTTGATGGACATTATGCGCACGCAGGCTCAGCGATTCGGGGCAGAGTCAATCTACAAACTCATCACAAAGGTTGATTTCTCCCAACGTCCCTTCAGACTCTGGGCAGACGAAGAAGAGTACACTGCGGATGCTGTAATTGTTGCCACCGGCGCTTCGGCAAAGCTGCTTGGCCTGCCGTCCGAGAAGGAGTACATGGGGTACGGCGTTTCTGCGTGCGCGACATGTGACGGCTTTTTCTTCAGGAATCAGGAAGTGATAGTTGTGGGCGGCGGAGATACGGCAATTGAAGAAG contains:
- the trxB gene encoding thioredoxin-disulfide reductase, with the protein product MANHHKLIIIGSGPAGFTAALYAGRANLNPVVFEGIQPGGQLTITTEVENYPGFAKGIMGPELMDIMRTQAQRFGAESIYKLITKVDFSQRPFRLWADEEEYTADAVIVATGASAKLLGLPSEKEYMGYGVSACATCDGFFFRNQEVIVVGGGDTAIEEATFLTKFASKVTIVHRRDALRASKIMQEKALKNPKIAFAWDSVVEEILGKNENGRKLVTGVRLKNVKTGAVTDVKADGVFMGIGHQPNTSLFKGQLEMDEVGYLKLRDRSTRTNIAGVFAAGDVADSVYRQAVTAAGSGCAAAIDAERWLESQHD